A part of Cystobacter fuscus DSM 2262 genomic DNA contains:
- a CDS encoding FHA domain-containing protein: MARSLLMSLLVRQHLALKEKFRARYPHSWLVWEAGVWNVPESSEQNHGATRLPTSDLRDCLPPGDAMCFELTPGRDALMIGRASHNAFVINDATVSREHLLLRARPDGGWTVEALSQGGPAMLGGQLLPPGEPRPLESGMHLQLGDVRLTFHDAESFHQRMGHTAALVMAQMRGSPNSPA, translated from the coding sequence ATGGCACGATCCCTGTTGATGTCCCTACTCGTGCGCCAGCACCTGGCCCTCAAGGAGAAGTTCCGCGCCCGCTATCCCCACAGTTGGTTGGTCTGGGAGGCGGGGGTGTGGAACGTGCCGGAGAGCAGTGAGCAGAACCACGGTGCGACGCGACTGCCGACCTCGGATCTCCGGGACTGTCTGCCCCCGGGCGACGCGATGTGCTTCGAGCTCACCCCGGGCCGCGACGCGCTGATGATCGGCCGGGCCTCGCACAACGCCTTCGTCATCAACGACGCGACGGTGTCACGCGAGCACCTGCTGCTGCGCGCGCGGCCGGACGGCGGCTGGACGGTGGAAGCGTTGAGCCAGGGAGGACCGGCGATGCTCGGCGGCCAGTTGCTGCCGCCCGGAGAACCGCGGCCCCTGGAGAGCGGCATGCACCTGCAGCTCGGCGATGTGCGGCTCACCTTCCACGACGCCGAGAGCTTCCACCAGCGCATGGGCCACACGGCCGCGCTGGTGATGGCCCAGATGCGCGGCTCGCCGAACAGCCCGGCCTGA
- a CDS encoding metallophosphoesterase, producing RREFLARAGAGVALVATGGITSHGTWRAFHPPVVNEVTVKLPGLPRALDGITIVQLSDIHVGPLIQRRFMDELVARTNALKGDLVCITGDLVDGSVEQLGQAAAALRELRSRFGTYFCTGNHEYYSGDEEWTEALTRMGVTVLRNRHVRVGDAGASFDLVGVDDWAAGRSGYPERGYDLSAALAGRDPTRASVLLAHQPAGWRDQAQKAGMGLQLSGHTHGGQMFPFTLAVSAIWEHDAGLFREGEHSLYVSRGTGFWGPPVRVAAPPEIVKVTLLA from the coding sequence AGCGGCGGGAGTTCCTCGCGCGCGCGGGGGCGGGCGTGGCGCTGGTGGCCACGGGAGGCATCACCAGCCATGGCACGTGGCGCGCCTTCCACCCCCCGGTGGTGAACGAGGTGACGGTGAAGCTGCCGGGGCTGCCCAGGGCCCTGGATGGAATCACGATCGTGCAGCTCAGTGACATCCACGTGGGCCCGCTCATCCAGCGCCGCTTCATGGACGAGCTGGTGGCGCGCACCAACGCCTTGAAGGGCGACCTGGTGTGCATCACCGGCGACCTGGTGGACGGCAGCGTGGAGCAGTTGGGCCAGGCGGCCGCGGCGCTCCGGGAGCTGCGCTCGCGCTTCGGCACGTACTTCTGCACGGGCAATCACGAGTACTACTCGGGCGACGAGGAGTGGACCGAGGCCCTCACGCGCATGGGCGTCACGGTGCTGCGCAACCGCCACGTGCGCGTGGGCGACGCGGGCGCCTCGTTCGATCTGGTGGGCGTGGATGACTGGGCGGCCGGGCGCTCGGGTTACCCGGAGCGCGGCTACGACTTGTCGGCGGCCCTCGCGGGGAGGGATCCCACCCGGGCGTCGGTGCTGCTGGCGCATCAGCCGGCGGGCTGGCGCGATCAGGCGCAGAAGGCGGGCATGGGGCTGCAGTTGTCCGGACACACGCACGGCGGGCAGATGTTCCCCTTCACCCTGGCGGTGTCCGCCATCTGGGAGCACGACGCCGGCTTGTTCCGCGAGGGCGAGCACTCGCTCTACGTGAGCCGGGGCACGGGCTTCTGGGGTCCTCCGGTGCGGGTGGCCGCGCCGCCTGAGATCGTGAAGGTGACGCTGCTCGCGTGA
- a CDS encoding tetratricopeptide repeat protein yields the protein MPSLIRSLLERSGWWVAVVVGLLALAPLPARAQSGEARAQAQARAKFLEGNAAYEQAQFQKALDAYVEAYRLLPLPGFLFNIAQCYRQLARPEQAATFYRRYLAQSKQPPANAPLVRELIAEMDAAVGKPQQKDSSLRKQTAEVAERRARQDSERSRTVASKSTPANTEVQGESLTKKWWVWAGAGAVAIAAGGIIYAATAPQPRPTTLGTIR from the coding sequence ATGCCGTCATTGATCCGTTCGCTCCTTGAGCGCTCCGGGTGGTGGGTGGCCGTGGTCGTGGGGCTGCTCGCCCTCGCGCCCCTGCCCGCGCGCGCCCAGAGTGGAGAGGCGCGTGCGCAGGCCCAGGCCCGCGCGAAGTTCCTCGAGGGCAATGCCGCCTACGAGCAGGCGCAGTTCCAGAAGGCCCTGGACGCCTATGTCGAGGCGTACCGGCTGCTGCCGCTGCCCGGCTTCCTCTTCAACATCGCCCAGTGCTACCGGCAGTTGGCGCGGCCCGAGCAGGCCGCCACCTTCTACCGCCGCTACCTGGCCCAATCGAAACAACCACCGGCCAATGCTCCGCTCGTGCGCGAGTTGATCGCCGAGATGGACGCGGCGGTGGGCAAGCCGCAGCAGAAGGACTCCTCCCTGCGCAAGCAGACGGCGGAGGTGGCCGAGCGGCGCGCGCGTCAGGACAGCGAGCGCTCGCGCACCGTGGCGTCCAAGTCCACGCCGGCCAACACCGAGGTCCAGGGCGAGAGCCTGACGAAGAAGTGGTGGGTGTGGGCGGGCGCGGGCGCCGTGGCGATCGCGGCCGGCGGCATCATCTACGCCGCCACCGCGCCCCAGCCGCGTCCCACCACCCTGGGCACCATCCGCTAG